Proteins co-encoded in one uncultured Draconibacterium sp. genomic window:
- a CDS encoding TonB-dependent receptor plug domain-containing protein: protein MEEFLLYIGKAALALGAFYLAYLALFQHQKHFLFNRIYLPVSFLVSFLIPLITFTRVNYIRPLPVASTQSFAYLPEAALANEPQFVFEWYHYLLAIYTFGIVVFLLNLLIGHLKAINIIRFSRLKELFGAQVNLTKKDVHPFSFFSRIVLSEKMLKNPNLKMIVDHEMIHVREHHTLDILFAELLFLFQWFNPFAWLIRDAMRNNLEYLTDHQVAQNHNAEAYQLAMVGLAHKKGVAPFLTALNGSQLKNRIIMMKKKTENRYGLLKQLVVLPLLAILIMGLSNKEVRTEVLHDAGQLKVVVDGVELPADHPDLMKLDFANGFNGGEIIKALGLEDKVVANTMSFDKNPNQDGVYCIQTRDYEVGTVPEFDKMLGKPDVRVRSNNFTVTGAVENVLGEAIVNARIVNKETLEEFVADGNGNFELAFNGIEKPIVLSFSAPGYYKNDVVYYGNKKELRIALAENDPEKELTISGKVTDEKEKALAGTAVLVKGTTVGTVSDFNGNYKIETSENSTLVFKMIGYAEKQVAIDGKSELNVQMEADGSEKKGDIEVIGYGMQNSKKDPRESIQAYGFANDPENPPLYIVDGKPAAEIESIEPEKIESITVLKDAQGKIVYGDKGKNGVIIITTKATAGDKTGDVKVIGYGTLNKKNDPRESIQVDGFANDPENPPLYIVDGKPADEIESIEPEKIESISVLKDAQAKILYGDKGKNGVIIITTKDAAKARMDDAVVLVDGVPYDGDIKDIDPETIESMEVLKGENATRIYGVAAKNGAISIKLKGSADFNGKSPLIFLDGEKYTGDMGDIEPENIQSIDVLKDASAIETYGDEGKDGVILITSKTEEITSELDLRRFIAKHIKYPLKAQELNYEGTVRLFVTYKTDGTIHSMHDKHKTKAYDVDEIVVVAYKSEGAKNTASNETPVIQNSLNSEARRVMKLLPKIDIDEFKGTTVAITVKFVLQEK from the coding sequence ATGGAAGAATTTTTACTTTATATAGGAAAAGCAGCACTGGCGCTTGGTGCTTTTTACCTGGCGTACCTGGCGCTTTTCCAGCATCAGAAGCATTTTCTTTTTAACCGGATTTATTTGCCGGTGTCGTTTCTTGTTAGTTTCCTTATTCCGCTGATTACCTTTACCAGAGTAAATTATATACGGCCGCTTCCGGTAGCATCAACACAAAGTTTTGCCTACCTGCCCGAAGCTGCTTTGGCTAACGAACCACAATTTGTCTTTGAGTGGTATCATTACCTGTTGGCAATTTATACGTTCGGAATCGTTGTATTTTTGCTGAATTTGTTGATCGGGCACCTTAAAGCCATAAATATTATCCGTTTTAGCCGACTTAAGGAATTGTTTGGAGCACAAGTAAACCTGACTAAAAAAGATGTTCATCCATTCTCTTTTTTCTCGCGGATAGTGCTGTCGGAGAAAATGCTGAAAAATCCCAATCTGAAAATGATTGTCGATCACGAAATGATTCACGTAAGAGAACATCATACGCTTGATATCCTATTTGCCGAGCTCTTGTTTCTCTTCCAGTGGTTTAACCCCTTTGCCTGGTTAATCCGCGATGCGATGCGAAATAACCTGGAATACCTGACAGATCATCAGGTAGCCCAAAATCATAATGCCGAAGCTTATCAATTGGCCATGGTAGGATTAGCGCATAAAAAAGGAGTAGCTCCCTTTTTGACTGCGCTTAACGGCTCACAATTAAAAAACCGTATTATCATGATGAAAAAGAAAACAGAAAACCGTTACGGCCTGCTTAAACAGCTGGTTGTACTGCCCCTGCTGGCCATTTTAATTATGGGTTTGTCGAACAAAGAAGTACGAACCGAAGTGCTGCACGATGCCGGACAACTAAAAGTAGTTGTTGATGGTGTTGAGCTTCCTGCGGATCATCCCGACCTGATGAAGCTTGATTTTGCCAATGGATTTAATGGAGGCGAAATAATAAAAGCGCTTGGTTTGGAAGACAAAGTGGTTGCCAATACAATGTCGTTTGATAAGAATCCTAATCAAGATGGAGTTTATTGCATCCAAACCAGGGATTATGAAGTAGGCACCGTTCCCGAGTTTGACAAAATGTTGGGCAAGCCGGATGTTCGTGTTCGAAGCAACAATTTTACTGTAACAGGGGCAGTCGAAAATGTATTGGGAGAGGCGATCGTGAATGCCAGAATCGTTAACAAAGAAACGTTGGAAGAATTTGTTGCAGATGGAAATGGTAATTTCGAACTTGCCTTTAACGGGATAGAAAAGCCGATAGTTTTAAGTTTCTCGGCACCCGGTTATTATAAAAATGACGTTGTTTATTACGGCAACAAAAAAGAATTGAGGATAGCTCTTGCTGAGAATGACCCGGAGAAAGAACTAACCATTTCAGGAAAAGTTACCGACGAAAAAGAAAAAGCATTAGCGGGAACTGCAGTGCTGGTAAAAGGAACTACTGTTGGCACTGTTTCAGATTTTAATGGAAACTACAAAATTGAAACAAGCGAAAACAGCACCCTGGTTTTTAAAATGATTGGTTATGCAGAGAAACAAGTTGCCATTGACGGAAAATCAGAGCTGAATGTTCAGATGGAAGCTGATGGAAGCGAAAAAAAGGGAGATATCGAAGTGATTGGCTATGGAATGCAGAATTCCAAGAAAGATCCACGTGAAAGTATTCAGGCTTACGGTTTTGCAAACGATCCTGAGAATCCTCCATTGTACATTGTGGATGGTAAGCCGGCAGCTGAAATTGAATCAATTGAGCCGGAAAAAATTGAATCTATCACCGTTTTAAAAGATGCACAAGGCAAAATTGTATATGGCGATAAAGGAAAAAACGGAGTAATTATTATTACAACAAAAGCCACTGCCGGGGATAAAACAGGCGATGTAAAAGTGATTGGTTATGGCACGCTGAATAAAAAGAATGACCCGCGTGAAAGTATTCAGGTTGATGGTTTTGCAAACGATCCTGAGAATCCTCCATTGTACATTGTGGATGGCAAACCGGCAGATGAAATTGAATCAATTGAGCCGGAAAAAATTGAATCTATCTCTGTTTTAAAAGATGCACAAGCTAAAATTTTATATGGCGATAAAGGTAAAAATGGGGTAATCATTATAACCACAAAAGATGCTGCCAAAGCCAGAATGGACGATGCTGTAGTATTAGTAGATGGTGTTCCTTACGATGGCGATATAAAGGATATCGACCCGGAAACTATAGAATCAATGGAAGTGCTGAAAGGCGAAAATGCCACTAGAATATACGGTGTGGCAGCTAAAAACGGAGCCATATCGATTAAACTGAAAGGTTCGGCTGATTTTAATGGAAAATCGCCGCTGATTTTTCTCGACGGTGAAAAATACACAGGCGATATGGGTGATATTGAGCCTGAAAATATTCAATCAATCGACGTTCTGAAAGATGCATCGGCTATTGAAACTTATGGTGATGAAGGGAAAGATGGCGTGATCCTTATTACCTCAAAAACAGAAGAAATTACTTCTGAACTGGATTTGCGGAGATTTATTGCAAAGCATATAAAATATCCGTTAAAAGCACAAGAATTAAATTACGAAGGAACAGTTCGACTTTTTGTTACTTATAAAACTGACGGGACCATACATTCTATGCACGATAAACATAAAACAAAAGCTTATGATGTTGATGAAATCGTGGTTGTAGCGTACAAGTCAGAAGGTGCTAAAAATACAGCAAGTAATGAAACTCCTGTTATTCAAAATTCTCTTAATTCAGAAGCCCGAAGGGTAATGAAACTTCTTCCAAAGATTGACATAGACGAGTTCAAAGGAACGACCGTAGCAATTACTGTAAAGTTCGTACTTCAAGAAAAGTAA
- a CDS encoding BlaI/MecI/CopY family transcriptional regulator: protein MKKLTKKEEELMKILWKLEKAFVKDIVELYPDPKPHYNTISSLVRLLQDKGIIGFKQYGNTYQYFPLISIEEYRRSFMNQVVSDYFDNSYKSAVAFFVKEKNLSEEEIDELVKLIKNKQ, encoded by the coding sequence ATGAAAAAACTAACAAAAAAGGAAGAGGAATTAATGAAGATCCTCTGGAAACTGGAAAAAGCATTTGTAAAAGACATTGTTGAATTGTATCCCGATCCGAAGCCGCATTATAACACCATTTCGTCGTTGGTGCGCCTGCTACAGGATAAAGGAATAATCGGTTTTAAACAATACGGGAACACCTACCAATATTTTCCGCTTATTTCGATAGAAGAGTACCGCCGTTCGTTCATGAACCAGGTGGTGAGCGACTATTTCGATAACTCGTACAAAAGTGCTGTGGCCTTTTTTGTAAAAGAGAAAAACCTGTCGGAGGAAGAGATCGACGAACTGGTTAAGCTCATTAAAAACAAACAGTAA
- a CDS encoding TonB-dependent receptor, with product MKYLKNVILIALLFIGVNSYAFIEDPVKENDTSDDGKGKIVGTIVEKGTETPMEFANIAVYKETDSTLVTGSITNEKGLFEITNLDYGDYYLVANFIGFDEENVVDIKLNRSNRVYNLGEINLAPSTVAIGEVNVVADKAAVEYKLDKKVVNVSQVISAIGGTAVDVLENTPSVQVDIEGNVSLRGSGNFTVLIDGRPSVLSGSDALRQIPSSAIENIEIITNPSAKYEPDGAAGIINLVMKKNSMNGLNGIVNASVGTGEKYRSDFMLNYRFEKLNLFFGADWRDEINNGETGSERETYYNDTTEFLNMHGDRKWIRGGHRFKGGADFYLGMNTTLTLSGETGTSERGNEGGGRTENFTIPASEQILSISEETSERNNDFYTLNMNFQHKFDDKGHRIEATAYYSDETGTDNEIEAELLADGNFNPTDEYLSNVSTFETEDEQDIRLKLDYTYPFSEDGRLEAGYQGRLESEMETLEFRDYDQANDMWIINDKYSSATDFQRDIHAAYSTYSNKVGKLAYMAGLRGELTVREIKNTSAENVSSLNRFDLFPTAHFSYPIAQTADVTASYSRRINRPSGRDLDPTPNYYNRYTIRYGNPDLEPEYTNSYELGFLKRFGETRSFVSADLFRRVTNNKIDRRQELGEDGIFYMYTDNFDKDYSTGFEVTGNMSYKKWLTVNASVNVYDYKISGEMNGESIDRQSTNWGGRMNTTFKFTENSRLQVNAFFRGKSVSAQGESGAMFFTNISYRQEFMNKKLSATVSVRDPLGTANFERTSYGDDFKSWFRFEREPRVVMLTLSYRINNFKEDRGGDRGGGSGDMDMGGGEF from the coding sequence ATGAAGTACTTGAAGAACGTAATTTTAATCGCCCTTTTATTTATAGGGGTGAATTCTTATGCATTTATTGAAGACCCGGTAAAAGAGAACGATACAAGCGATGATGGAAAGGGTAAGATTGTTGGTACGATTGTAGAAAAGGGAACGGAAACCCCCATGGAGTTTGCCAATATAGCCGTTTACAAAGAAACCGATTCAACCCTCGTAACCGGAAGTATAACCAACGAAAAAGGCCTATTTGAAATAACAAATTTAGATTATGGCGACTATTACCTGGTGGCCAATTTTATCGGTTTCGATGAGGAGAATGTGGTGGATATTAAGCTCAATCGCAGCAATCGTGTATACAATCTGGGCGAGATCAACCTTGCTCCTTCAACCGTTGCAATTGGCGAAGTTAACGTGGTCGCCGACAAAGCCGCAGTAGAATATAAACTCGACAAAAAAGTAGTAAATGTAAGCCAGGTAATCAGCGCTATTGGAGGTACCGCAGTTGATGTTTTGGAGAATACACCTTCGGTTCAGGTTGATATTGAAGGAAACGTATCGTTGCGCGGATCGGGAAATTTTACCGTACTAATCGATGGCCGTCCGAGTGTTTTAAGCGGTAGCGATGCACTGCGCCAAATTCCTTCTTCAGCAATCGAAAATATTGAGATTATTACCAACCCATCGGCAAAATACGAACCCGACGGGGCGGCAGGTATCATTAACCTGGTAATGAAAAAGAATTCGATGAACGGATTGAACGGTATTGTAAATGCAAGCGTTGGAACGGGCGAAAAATACCGCAGCGATTTTATGCTTAACTATCGCTTTGAAAAACTGAACCTGTTTTTTGGAGCCGATTGGCGCGATGAAATAAATAATGGGGAAACGGGTTCGGAGCGCGAAACTTATTACAATGATACGACCGAATTTTTGAATATGCATGGCGACCGCAAGTGGATTCGAGGCGGACACCGTTTTAAGGGCGGTGCCGATTTTTACCTGGGTATGAACACTACCTTAACTCTTTCTGGCGAAACCGGAACTTCGGAACGTGGAAACGAAGGTGGTGGCCGAACAGAAAACTTTACGATTCCGGCGTCGGAACAAATCCTTTCAATTAGCGAAGAAACCTCGGAGCGCAACAACGATTTTTACACGCTAAACATGAACTTTCAGCATAAATTCGATGACAAAGGACACCGTATTGAGGCTACTGCATATTATTCGGATGAGACGGGAACCGACAACGAAATAGAAGCAGAATTGCTTGCCGACGGGAATTTTAATCCTACCGACGAGTATCTGTCGAATGTTTCGACATTTGAAACCGAGGATGAGCAAGACATTCGTTTAAAGCTCGATTATACTTATCCGTTTAGCGAAGATGGCCGTTTGGAGGCCGGTTACCAGGGGCGTTTGGAAAGTGAAATGGAAACGCTTGAATTTCGCGATTACGATCAGGCAAACGACATGTGGATTATAAATGACAAATATTCGAGTGCTACCGATTTTCAGCGCGATATACACGCTGCTTATTCTACCTACAGCAATAAGGTGGGCAAGCTGGCCTATATGGCCGGTTTGCGCGGAGAGCTGACCGTTCGTGAAATAAAAAATACAAGTGCCGAGAATGTTTCGTCGCTAAATCGTTTCGACTTGTTCCCGACTGCACATTTTTCGTATCCAATAGCACAAACTGCCGATGTTACCGCAAGTTACAGTCGACGGATAAACCGCCCGAGTGGCCGCGACCTTGACCCAACACCGAATTATTACAACCGTTATACTATTCGTTACGGAAATCCCGATTTGGAGCCGGAATACACAAATTCGTATGAACTGGGGTTTCTGAAACGTTTTGGAGAAACACGTTCGTTTGTATCGGCCGATTTGTTCCGTAGGGTTACTAACAATAAAATCGACCGTAGACAGGAACTGGGCGAAGACGGTATCTTTTACATGTACACCGACAATTTTGATAAAGACTACAGCACCGGTTTTGAAGTGACCGGAAATATGAGTTACAAGAAATGGCTGACGGTGAATGCCAGTGTGAATGTTTACGATTATAAAATTAGCGGTGAGATGAATGGCGAATCCATCGACCGGCAAAGTACCAACTGGGGCGGGCGAATGAATACCACCTTTAAGTTTACTGAAAATTCGCGTCTGCAGGTAAATGCATTTTTCCGTGGTAAATCAGTATCGGCGCAGGGCGAAAGCGGTGCCATGTTTTTTACCAATATTTCGTACCGCCAGGAATTTATGAATAAAAAGCTTTCGGCAACAGTTAGCGTTCGCGATCCTTTGGGAACCGCTAATTTTGAACGTACAAGCTATGGCGACGATTTTAAAAGCTGGTTTCGTTTTGAGCGCGAACCACGTGTAGTAATGCTTACATTAAGCTACAGGATTAACAACTTTAAAGAAGATCGTGGCGGCGACCGAGGCGGCGGCAGTGGCGATATGGACATGGGAGGCGGAGAATTTTAA
- a CDS encoding CD225/dispanin family protein, with the protein MNEQVNQPQAPPPNYLAFAIITTLFCGKIFGIVAIVFAAQVNSYWNAGNYEAAQSASRNAKLWSWISFAAGMAWVLIGVLLTLFGVFAGIMEGAF; encoded by the coding sequence ATGAACGAACAAGTTAATCAGCCACAAGCACCACCACCCAACTATTTAGCATTTGCTATCATTACCACTCTATTTTGTGGTAAAATTTTTGGCATAGTAGCTATTGTTTTTGCCGCGCAGGTAAATTCATACTGGAATGCCGGAAATTATGAAGCCGCGCAATCGGCAAGTAGAAATGCAAAATTGTGGTCATGGATTTCATTTGCTGCGGGTATGGCTTGGGTACTAATAGGCGTACTGCTTACATTATTTGGAGTATTTGCGGGTATTATGGAAGGTGCTTTTTGA
- a CDS encoding DUF2752 domain-containing protein, whose amino-acid sequence MTRTINSILLLVIIGVAVIFFILDPAQHAIFPQCLFHSLTGGYCPGCGSQRALHSLLHLDFAGVVGYNFLFLPAVLFILYHYLYPLLNKAFGWKLPNLFYKKQTPLIVLAIVVLFWIARNLPWYPFNVLAPVG is encoded by the coding sequence ATGACGCGAACGATCAATAGTATACTGCTACTCGTAATTATTGGGGTAGCAGTCATTTTTTTTATACTCGACCCAGCACAACACGCAATTTTTCCGCAATGCCTGTTTCATTCGTTAACCGGGGGCTATTGCCCGGGATGCGGTTCACAACGCGCACTGCACAGTTTGTTGCATCTAGATTTTGCCGGAGTTGTGGGTTACAACTTTTTATTTCTTCCGGCAGTGCTTTTTATTTTGTACCATTATCTGTATCCTTTACTAAACAAAGCTTTCGGGTGGAAACTTCCGAACCTGTTTTACAAAAAACAAACGCCCTTAATTGTTTTAGCCATAGTTGTTCTGTTTTGGATTGCACGAAATCTGCCGTGGTATCCTTTTAATGTGCTGGCTCCCGTGGGATAG
- a CDS encoding sugar phosphate isomerase/epimerase, whose protein sequence is MDKREFLKKMGLLTAGGMVAGSIKPASAAAMVARGKKEIGLQIYSLGRELTADVPNGLKKIKDIGYSTIELAGYGNRKMGEYSVEEYKKLADDAGLEITSSHVNPPTRDIMKDKLGEIADFWKQTVEDHVKFGMKTLVQPMMPNVPTHDAVKVVCESFNQAGEIAKSAGIKFGYHNHSMEFGRIVKPEDKDKPHNPWMPVGDVIYDLFLNGTDPDLVFFEMDVYWTVMGANDPLEYFEKYPGRFPVLHIKDRSVLGQSGMMNFKNIFNKAYENGLEGFYVELEGIRDGSMTQFEGVEKCFDYLNDASFVK, encoded by the coding sequence ATGGATAAAAGAGAATTTTTAAAAAAAATGGGGCTTCTTACCGCCGGAGGTATGGTGGCTGGCTCCATTAAACCTGCCAGTGCTGCCGCTATGGTAGCTAGGGGCAAAAAGGAAATTGGTTTACAAATTTATTCTCTGGGACGAGAATTAACTGCCGATGTTCCAAATGGTTTGAAAAAAATAAAAGATATAGGCTACAGCACCATCGAGCTGGCAGGTTACGGCAATCGTAAAATGGGTGAGTATTCAGTTGAAGAATACAAAAAACTGGCTGATGATGCAGGTTTGGAAATTACCAGCTCGCATGTAAACCCTCCTACTCGTGATATTATGAAAGATAAACTGGGTGAAATTGCTGATTTCTGGAAACAAACCGTTGAAGACCATGTGAAATTTGGGATGAAAACTTTGGTTCAGCCAATGATGCCAAATGTGCCAACACATGATGCCGTAAAAGTGGTTTGCGAATCGTTTAACCAGGCCGGTGAAATTGCAAAATCAGCCGGAATCAAATTTGGTTATCACAACCACAGCATGGAATTCGGACGTATTGTAAAACCTGAAGATAAGGACAAACCTCACAATCCATGGATGCCTGTGGGTGATGTAATTTACGACTTGTTCCTGAATGGGACCGATCCGGATTTGGTATTCTTTGAAATGGATGTGTACTGGACGGTTATGGGTGCTAACGATCCGTTGGAATACTTCGAAAAGTATCCCGGCAGATTCCCGGTGCTGCATATAAAAGACCGCTCAGTTCTTGGCCAGTCCGGAATGATGAACTTTAAAAACATCTTTAATAAAGCTTACGAAAATGGTCTGGAAGGTTTTTATGTGGAACTGGAAGGAATCAGAGATGGAAGTATGACACAGTTTGAAGGTGTTGAAAAATGTTTCGATTATTTAAATGATGCTTCATTTGTGAAGTGA
- a CDS encoding Gfo/Idh/MocA family oxidoreductase yields the protein MDSKKSNQLDRRKFLGLSALGLSSLTILPSWTINGIKIAPSDRVTMGFIGLGQQGMNDFRSFSAVPGVEVVAGCDVDSMKTERFKRTVEEWQQSLGLAPRVDKYEQYEELLDRKDIDAVEVCTPDHWHALMTIHACQAGKDVYVQKPLSFTIAESEKMVRVAKDAKRVVQVGSQQRSSAEFQKAIELVQSGAIGHIDKVYAKVGDPPSPFDLPEMKVPGNLNFNLWMGPLNDPKIHYHSDLCPPISLDPPEKEKLWGAWRWYRETGNGFTADWGAHMFDIAQAAIGMDGSGPAVIIPKGVDGADYLTFKYLNGVVMTEQPYLEDMPNAQGIKFIGDDGWIEVARGYLACSKSDLVPDELRGRRPKNLTAEERKKMYEEMQKAQAKGGGSFEISSPHMEDFISCVRSRQKPIAPIEVGASTAITCCLGNMATELQRSVKWNPATHSFGTDKEAWNHRLYDYDYRGSYKL from the coding sequence ATGGATTCAAAAAAATCTAATCAATTAGATCGAAGGAAATTCCTGGGTCTTTCAGCACTGGGTTTATCCAGTTTGACCATCCTTCCAAGTTGGACAATCAATGGAATTAAAATTGCACCAAGCGACAGAGTTACAATGGGTTTCATTGGCCTTGGACAGCAAGGGATGAACGACTTTCGTAGTTTTTCGGCAGTTCCCGGAGTGGAAGTTGTTGCCGGTTGCGATGTTGACAGTATGAAAACAGAACGTTTTAAACGTACTGTTGAAGAATGGCAACAGTCGTTGGGATTGGCACCTCGTGTTGACAAGTATGAACAATATGAAGAACTGCTTGATCGCAAAGATATTGATGCAGTAGAAGTTTGTACGCCAGATCATTGGCATGCTTTAATGACAATTCATGCTTGCCAGGCCGGTAAAGACGTTTATGTTCAGAAACCACTTTCTTTTACCATTGCCGAATCCGAAAAAATGGTTCGTGTAGCTAAAGATGCAAAACGTGTTGTTCAGGTTGGTAGTCAGCAGCGTTCGAGTGCTGAATTCCAAAAAGCTATCGAATTAGTTCAAAGTGGCGCTATCGGTCATATCGATAAAGTTTATGCAAAGGTTGGTGATCCACCATCTCCGTTTGATTTACCTGAAATGAAAGTTCCCGGTAACTTGAATTTCAACCTTTGGATGGGGCCATTAAATGATCCAAAAATACATTATCATTCAGATCTTTGTCCTCCTATTTCACTCGATCCGCCGGAAAAAGAAAAACTGTGGGGGGCATGGCGTTGGTATCGCGAAACCGGTAACGGATTTACTGCCGACTGGGGTGCGCACATGTTTGATATTGCACAGGCTGCTATTGGTATGGACGGTTCGGGGCCTGCAGTAATTATTCCTAAAGGAGTTGATGGCGCCGATTATCTGACATTTAAATACCTGAACGGTGTTGTAATGACAGAACAACCGTACCTGGAAGATATGCCAAATGCACAGGGTATTAAATTCATCGGAGACGATGGTTGGATTGAAGTAGCTCGCGGATACCTGGCTTGTTCAAAATCAGATTTAGTTCCTGATGAACTAAGAGGCCGACGTCCGAAAAATCTTACTGCAGAAGAGCGCAAAAAAATGTACGAAGAAATGCAGAAAGCACAGGCAAAAGGCGGTGGCAGCTTCGAGATCAGTTCGCCACATATGGAAGATTTCATCAGCTGTGTGCGTTCAAGACAAAAACCAATTGCTCCAATTGAGGTAGGGGCAAGTACAGCTATCACTTGTTGTTTAGGAAACATGGCTACAGAATTACAACGTTCGGTAAAATGGAATCCTGCAACGCACAGCTTCGGAACCGATAAGGAAGCCTGGAACCATCGTTTGTATGATTACGATTATCGTGGTTCGTATAAGCTATAA
- a CDS encoding nucleoside 2-deoxyribosyltransferase yields the protein MKIYFAGSIRGGRQDAALYEQIIQYLKSFGEVLTEHVGDPALTSAGDDGLNDQFIHDRDLEWLQSSDVIVAEVTTVSMGVGYEIGRAVEMRKPVLCLFREEPKHKLSAMISGCSDVELIYYSSIGDVKKTLKKYLLSLKPSK from the coding sequence ATGAAGATCTATTTTGCCGGTTCAATACGTGGAGGCAGACAAGATGCCGCCCTGTACGAACAAATTATTCAATACCTGAAATCGTTTGGAGAAGTGCTGACTGAGCATGTTGGCGATCCGGCATTAACCAGTGCCGGTGATGATGGTCTAAATGATCAGTTTATTCATGATCGAGATTTAGAATGGCTTCAAAGTTCAGATGTAATTGTGGCTGAAGTAACCACTGTTTCAATGGGAGTGGGATACGAAATTGGCCGTGCCGTGGAAATGCGTAAGCCAGTGTTGTGCTTATTTCGCGAGGAGCCGAAACACAAGTTGTCGGCCATGATTTCCGGCTGTAGCGATGTTGAGCTAATTTATTATTCAAGTATCGGGGATGTTAAAAAAACGTTGAAGAAGTACCTGCTATCTTTAAAGCCTTCTAAATAA